The Oryza sativa Japonica Group chromosome 11, ASM3414082v1 DNA window TAGATTCGGAAGGAAACCTAGCAGCGAGAAGCTCATGTCGGTGCAAGGGATGGCCAGAAGCATGTCCGCCCGGAGAATCGCCGGCCGCTCTGCCATCGAGAGAGATGGTAATAGGGACCAGTCGTCTCGAGTGCAccgcagggagaagaggcctaGTACTCATACCGTGCATTTTCCATCCACGGAGAACGATCAGAATCGCACATGATGTGGATGATGTATGACTTACGAAAAATCGAAATCGAGCGCGGACAGTAATCTGGCTTGGACAAAGACGACGTACGAAATTTATACagcaaaaacattttcaatttttataatagatagAGATTTAGGGTATTCATGAATCCTGATCAGTTTTTTACTACTATTGAAGAGTCTGCTCTCATCTACACCTGGCGCCCGACAGAAGAGGTTATAATGTACATTTCTATTGCACATAAATCAATGAATGAACGTATCAGCTACATGGATAGACAAAGAAGGAGAATTATGGGGTTGTTTTTCTCTTGTCATGGACGATTCTAGTGCTTCTGGAAGGTCACCATGCAGAAGAATGCCACGCAGCGGAAAACTATACCATTGGCAATAAGAACCACTATGCAAAGAGCCTTGTCGTTGATGTCATAGCCGCTCTTGACCAGCGAACCGCACCGTGTAATCAGCCACACCCCGGAGTAGCTGCGACAAGAGACAGAAACAGTTTGAGTAGGTTAGACTTTCAAAACCAAAAGGATTAATTGCAGTGTCTATTGACTTCAGATTTTGAGCAAAGGGATAAGACGTACTTTTGAGCATTTGCCATCACAAACCCTTCTAGAGCCCACTTTGTGTAGCACAGGTCAGCAAAGAAAGTGTTCTTCCGCTGAGTTGCTATCAGAGTCAAAACGACCGGAAGCAGCGCAGACCACTGCACAGAAATTAAGCATGAGGATGTATAGCTTACCACAAAAATGTGCATCGTGAATTCTATCTTTGTTCTACTGGAAATTAATCCAGCCTGCATACAAGTACATCTACAACACTCACCAACTGTGCAGAGCCTGGCTGAAAGAAGATGGCGAAAGTGTAGCCGATGCCAGTGACGCAGTAGACGAGGGCAACAAGAATGACGTAGTTCTCCCAGATGGATGACCTGGGGTTGTTGAAGAAGTAGAACATAGAGAGGTAGACTATGGGCTTGACGATGGTGTTGAGGTGGTCTATGGTGTCCTTGGACATGAAGTAGGCGAGAGAGCTCATCCCGGAGGCCCTCTCCCTCCAATAGTATATCTTGTCAAGCGCGAATGATCTCAAGGCTCCAATTTTGCACAGCAGAGCTGCACCATATTAGACTCAACTTTAGCTTCAAAGAAAATACAAGCTTTGCCAAGCTCCAAACTCCAAAGAGAAGATAAGCCGTACCACCATTCGTggattgaaaattttgaacaaaaattAAGTTATTTATAAACACTAATTATCGCATGAAATTCAAATATCTGCCTTTCCCAATTTATGCCTACAATAAACAGTTTTTTAgtcaatattttttatgtttgacttagtttatagaaaaaatttagcaacatttataacactaaattagtttcattaaatatatcaTAGGATATATTTTCATAGTACAATTTTTGTTTTGTGTTTTATATGTTGCTGTCTTTTtcttataaacttagtcaaactttcaaaactTTAACTTAAAGAAGTCAAAACATCTCACAATATGAAGCGTATTGATTATTTTGTAATGTGCCATTTATTTGTTACCCACAGTactaaataaaattattaaggGTAAAATAGTTGTATATGGATAATATAGTTATTGCTTAGTTTTGTACGTATAGCAAAAATAATATCAATTAAAAGAGAACCAGAGAGGACTAATACTTACAAACAGCAATGACTGTGTATGTGTATCCAAGCGCTCCAAACGTCTCGTCACTGACTTTGGCCAGTGTCCCCAGGCATATCCCGGCAAGGCAGAGTATGAGGTAATCAACCCCTTGTATTCTCGCTTCACGGAGCCTTTGCTTGCCACACCTAAAGGAGACGACGAAGAGAGATGCAATAGGCATTAGAGATAGGCACTGGCATCTATTAGAGCTAAAGAAAAAATTCAGATAAAGGAAACTCTAAGCATATAGAGACAGAGAAGAGATTACCTTCCGAGGAAGTACCTGTACTGCCTAAGAATGCCAGGAGTGCAGCGGTTCGACAAATCTTCAGTGCTCTTGTTGTAGTCATACTCGTCCTTCTTCTGGCCGACGATGTCCTTGACGTTGCCCCATACCTCGGCCGCGACGGAGGCATCGCCGGAGGCCGGGCTCGTGCTCCCTCGGAAGGAGGACTCAGAGTCGGAGGAGCTCTGCAGCATGTCCCGGGGGACGTCGTAGCCATTGTGCAGCATCCACCTGAGCGGCAGGTCCTTGACGCTGACGCCGGCGCTCATGGTGGGCTTGACGATGCCCTCCAGGATGTCGATGTAGTAGTCCGGCGGATTCACTCGCTCCGGCACGGTGATGCCCAGCCCCGTGAAGTACTCCTCCACCTTCTTCACAGGCCCATGGTACACCGTCATCCCTCCCTTGGCTAGAAGTATCAGGTCGTCGAACATCCTGTACAGAGTGTAGCTGAATTGCACCAAAAGCCACCATTAATAAATTGTTTAGCTCGAGGCCATGATTTCTTGGTTGAGAGTCGATCTCAACACCAACCTGGGTTGATGAACAACCATGGAGATGTTGACGCCCTCGAGAGCTTCACGGCGAAGGGCGCGGagcaggaggagggaggaggcgctgTCCAGACCGGACGTTGGCTCATCCAGAATCAGCACCGATGGCTCCATCACCATTTCCAGGCCAACATTGACTCGCTTGCGCTGCCCACCGGAGATGCCGCGCTGTTCCACTGTCCCGACCAGAGAATCTCGAACAGCCTGCAGTCCCAGTGACTCAATCACCCTCTCCACGACCAGCACCTTGTCAGCTTTCGACATGTCTGCTGAAAGCCTGGAATTGTGGAACTGCAGGTCAATGCTTCCAATCGCTCCTCCGTTGAAAAATATAAGAAACACATATATTTGCAAAACTCAACATTTGTAATACTCAAGTAGTATTACAACTGATGGAGGGATGAAAATTAAGTGCACACGCAAAACGAGGCAAGTTATATGCATATGTTTAATTGAGTTCTAAttattgaaaatttgaaaaaatattttattcgaTTTTTTATAGCGGCTTCTatgtagaaagttttcgcacaaaacaaaccatttaacaatttgaaaaacgtgttAATGAAAATCGAGGAAAAATATGCTTGTTGGAGTTTAGACCAGGAGCGTAGTAGCAGTTAAGCTAACATGTAAGTTTTCAGTGCCATACTAGTAGTAGGTACAGATAAGTTTAAATGTGAAAGcaattttatatgaatttaattCAGTAGTCatcaataataatattatatgaAAGAAACTAGCAATTGAAAAGGTTTACATTAAAGACTATCAAAAACTAATACGACATCTTATATTTATCAAAGGAATTGATGGATACTAGCAAGGTTAAAAGGCTCAACATTTTTGTTTGGCAAAATGAGTCATCAAACAACAAGTACCTGCATCTTGCATTGAACCAGAGATTTTCTTGGACGGTGAGGTTTCCATGAACGATATCATCCTGGGGGACAAAGCCAATGATCCTCTTATACGCGCGGATGGGTTCTACCTTCCCATTGATGAGCACCATGCCTGACGTCTCGCAGCCAGTCGCCTTCCCGGCAATGGCGCTGAGAAACGTGGTCTTCCCCGCGCCAGATGGGCCCATCACGGCGGCCACACGGCCAGGCCTGAGCTTCCCTGTCACGGACCTCAAGAGCTTCTTCTTGCTCCCCTTCAGCGTCAGCGTAAGGTCCTTGAAGGCGATCTCGATGACGGGCCTCGTGCTGACGTCGTGCTCCTTGGCCATGCTGATCACGCCTGAGAAGGTCAGGTTGTGGTTCTCCTGCTGCAtcgccttctccttctcgaTCTGGCCATACGCATACTTGAAGATCTGGCTCCGGCTGTGCATCTGCTTCCCTTTCGGCATGTTCTTCCTCAGGCCCTTGTCTCCTATCTCCAGGTTAAATCCTTCATCGTTATCCGGGTTGTCCTCGAGCGACTGCATCATGTCGGTCaggttcttcttcctcccgcccCCATCTTCTCCGCTTGGAGGcaggctgctgccgccgccgccaccacctttcGGTGTCTGGGCAGCCTTCTTCCGTGAGAAGGTGCGAGACAATTGTGACTGAAGACCCGTTCCGGCTTTCTTGGCGACATCCTTTGCTGATTTCCACCTCTCTCGAGCTTGCGCAGTCTCTCTCGCATACCTTGCAGCAGCCTCTCGGGATTTTGCTTGCTTCTTCTCGCGGTTCGTCAAAATTTGGCCGGAGAAGTTGTAGATGATCAGGAGCACTAAACAGGAGGCAACCTACACAACAGTACGAGGAAACAGAAATTCATAATTACTTCTTCAACCTATATATTGCATGCTACAGGTCAGCCGTAAATTAATTACCACTAACAATGCACCAAATATTGTAATGTCCTGTGTAGCAGAGTTTGGTGGACAAGAGCTCTTCTTGTAGCATCCTGAATCAATAAGCAACCGCATTATTTGATGATTGAATTGATGAATTGTCATAcacaaaaacaagaaaaagaaaaagaagaactGACGCTCAGGATTCCAACAATCTAAGGTGAAGTGGACTTACTAGTTTGTGAGGTTGATCCCTTCCTGCAGTAAAACCTGCAACACGATTCCTAACCTCTTAGAATTTGGATAAAAGCAATACTGAAGCCTTTTCACACGAAAAGATTAATTTGTTTCGAGGTATTACTTGAATAATTtatcaaaataaaacaaaaaactaGATAGATAGGATTACCCACTACTACAAGGGAGTTTCTGTGTCGTGCTCGGGCAGTAGAATCCAGGTGGGCAGAAAATATCGTCAGTGCTAACCACGTCTGCCCAATTGTCAGCACCACCGCAAGAATGATTCGGATTTCCAGCGGGTGGTTGATAGTTGTATCTGAAATTCATCTTCATTGTTACTAGCAAATAGCCTTCAATTTAATCATCTGGATATATGCAAGAGTATTAACGACGTCCAACATACGGGTCACAGATGCCTGTAGTTTTGTTCAAGCTGGACAGCGGGCAGTATGCACCCAGAGGGCAAGCTGCAGGTAACAGCAACAAATAGAATCATCACAGGCCCATTGTTGACATTCAGTAGCATGATAAGATATTGTAGGAAAACAATTCGATAGACTGAAATGTGGAAATACAAATCGAAACATCCAAGGAAAtattctgatttctgaataATCAAATATTTGTGAGAAATGTACATTTACTTCCTCTATTCTAAATACAAGTATTTCTCGGTTGTTTAAGAAAGATTTTAAGATGAAGGGTCAAATTTCGGATTTTGAATTGCTTGGATTCCCATTATTGGAataaaatatgtacaaaaatttGAATTCCAGAAATGGTTATATTTGGgatcggagggagtagctagagCTAGGCGTGGGAACTCACGTATCATGCAAGTGAGACCATGGGGGCAGAAGAAGCCAGGGCAACAAGCTTGGCAGTCAAGAGCTCTGTAAGGGATATCCTTAGCATCCTGCAGATTGATTTTCTGCTCTTTTCCAACAGTGCATGCCCAGCCCGGCTCGCAGCCGTCCATCCAGGATGACAGATTGCAGTTTTTGTTGGGCCTGACATAATTAATCTCCCCGCTCTTCTCCCCGGCGTCGATCAAACTGTTGAAGTAGAACTTCATCTCTGCGGCTGTGCAGACACGCTGCTGCAGGTCTCCTGCTCATTTTGGTCAGCGTGATGcgtcatgcatcatctcacgATCGAGGCCAAGGCGATGTAGTATGTGGTTATCAAATGCTCCTCAAACAGATGATAATTTGAAGCTGCGTTTTGCTTAAGCAAGCATGCATACCGTTGGTCTGCTTCATGCAATTGGTGAGGAAGGTGGTGTCCTTGGAGAAATTGAACGCAGCATTCCACTCCTTGTCGCTGTAAACGCAAACAGAGCTAGAGATCGGAAATTGAGAATCGAAAAGCGCTGCGGTGGGAGGGACGGAGGGATGATTGACGGGGTGGGGGTGACTGACGTGTCCTTGATGCAGTAGTCGAGCTTGTCGCCAATAGCCTTGGCAAAGGAGGAGGTA harbors:
- the LOC4350361 gene encoding ABC transporter G family member 28 isoform X1, which encodes MASVAAQLVGAALTLLLLSVAAAPARANEVPRLFLQEIASDYDDGIGGTAGDKGAKTIAGSPIVAGVMNDRLKALTSSFAKAIGDKLDYCIKDTDKEWNAAFNFSKDTTFLTNCMKQTNGDLQQRVCTAAEMKFYFNSLIDAGEKSGEINYVRPNKNCNLSSWMDGCEPGWACTVGKEQKINLQDAKDIPYRALDCQACCPGFFCPHGLTCMIPCPLGAYCPLSSLNKTTGICDPYNYQPPAGNPNHSCGGADNWADVVSTDDIFCPPGFYCPSTTQKLPCSSGFYCRKGSTSQTRCYKKSSCPPNSATQDITIFGALLVVASCLVLLIIYNFSGQILTNREKKQAKSREAAARYARETAQARERWKSAKDVAKKAGTGLQSQLSRTFSRKKAAQTPKGGGGGGSSLPPSGEDGGGRKKNLTDMMQSLEDNPDNDEGFNLEIGDKGLRKNMPKGKQMHSRSQIFKYAYGQIEKEKAMQQENHNLTFSGVISMAKEHDVSTRPVIEIAFKDLTLTLKGSKKKLLRSVTGKLRPGRVAAVMGPSGAGKTTFLSAIAGKATGCETSGMVLINGKVEPIRAYKRIIGFVPQDDIVHGNLTVQENLWFNARCRLSADMSKADKVLVVERVIESLGLQAVRDSLVGTVEQRGISGGQRKRVNVGLEMVMEPSVLILDEPTSGLDSASSLLLLRALRREALEGVNISMVVHQPSYTLYRMFDDLILLAKGGMTVYHGPVKKVEEYFTGLGITVPERVNPPDYYIDILEGIVKPTMSAGVSVKDLPLRWMLHNGYDVPRDMLQSSSDSESSFRGSTSPASGDASVAAEVWGNVKDIVGQKKDEYDYNKSTEDLSNRCTPGILRQYRCGKQRLREARIQGVDYLILCLAGICLGTLAKVSDETFGALGYTYTVIAVSLLCKIGALRSFALDKIYYWRERASGMSSLAYFMSKDTIDHLNTIVKPIVYLSMFYFFNNPRSSIWENYVILVALVYCVTGIGYTFAIFFQPGSAQLWSALLPVVLTLIATQRKNTFFADLCYTKWALEGFVMANAQNYSGVWLITRCGSLVKSGYDINDKALCIVVLIANGIVFRCVAFFCMVTFQKH
- the LOC4350361 gene encoding ABC transporter G family member 28 isoform X2: MASVAAQLVGAALTLLLLSVAAAPARANEVPRLFLQEIASDYDDGIGGTAGDKGAKTIAGSPIVAGVMNDRLKALTSSFAKAIGDKLDYCIKDTDKEWNAAFNFSKDTTFLTNCMKQTNGDLQQRVCTAAEMKFYFNSLIDAGEKSGEINYVRPNKNCNLSSWMDGCEPGWACTVGKEQKINLQDAKDIPYRALDCQACCPGFFCPHGLTCMIPCPLGAYCPLSSLNKTTGICDPYNYQPPAGNPNHSCGGADNWADVVSTDDIFCPPGFYCPSTTQKLPCSSGFYCRKGSTSQTRCYKKSSCPPNSATQDITIFGALLVVASCLVLLIIYNFSGQILTNREKKQAKSREAAARYARETAQARERWKSAKDVAKKAGTGLQSQLSRTFSRKKAAQTPKGGGGGGSSLPPSGEDGGGRKKNLTDMMQSLEDNPDNDEGFNLEIGDKGLRKNMPKGKQMHSRSQIFKYAYGQIEKEKAMQQENHNLTFSGVISMAKEHDVSTRPVIEIAFKDLTLTLKGSKKKLLRSVTGKLRPGRVAAVMGPSGAGKTTFLSAIAGKATGCETSGMVLINGKVEPIRAYKRIIGFVPQDDIVHGNLTVQENLWFNARCRLSADMSKADKVLVVERVIESLGLQAVRDSLVGTVEQRGISGGQRKRVNVGLEMVMEPSVLILDEPTSGLDSASSLLLLRALRREALEGVNISMVVHQPSYTLYRMFDDLILLAKGGMTVYHGPVKKVEEYFTGLGITVPERVNPPDYYIDILEGIVKPTMSAGVSVKDLPLRWMLHNGYDVPRDMLQSSSDSESSFRGSTSPASGDASVAAEVWGNVKDIVGQKKDEYDYNKSTEDLSNRCTPGILRQYRYFLGRCGKQRLREARIQGVDYLILCLAGICLGTLAKVSDETFGALGYTYTVIAVSLLCKIGALRSFALDKIYYWRERASGMSSLAYFMSKDTIDHLNTIVKPIVYLSMFYFFNNPRSSIWENYVILVALVYCVTGIGYTFAIFFQPGSAQLWSALLPVVLTLIATQRKNTFFADLCYTKWALEGFVMANAQNYSGVWLITRCGSLVKSGYDINDKALCIVVLIANGIVFRCVAFFCMVTFQKH